The proteins below are encoded in one region of Apium graveolens cultivar Ventura chromosome 4, ASM990537v1, whole genome shotgun sequence:
- the LOC141721573 gene encoding protein DEFECTIVE IN MERISTEM SILENCING 3-like isoform X3 translates to MTNHSNEQQIYAQNSSPALLVDQDWHDITVKSEPKSETLSQAQTALNPSKKLQDALEKKGLILKKHEENIKFLRRQENTLNDTILDLQVTLGKYHSSNSLAQEESELENIQRKLKHTNSAAGIVCQLKTRHSTRGSQFPLTKGMLGIVATLGKVDDDTINSHLSSYLGKNNMLAVVCKTLDTVNAMESYDKEGLVKKNSGIHGLGASIGQTIDGRFRVICLECLSPYVGKFITNDPQRRLDIQKPRLPDGEIPHGFIDYAVNMIHIERENLFYVTHDGHGLRETLFYNLFSRVQVYQTRKDMMQAVSLITDGAISLDGEIIKSPGDYIFGAVEEADVKFLKASGPPCPTADYSAIEDKIKKTEWEKERISDDLRREQVLLKQAKVTFDAQREELIQFLAQSSKTVQK, encoded by the exons ATGACCAATCACTCTAATGAGCAG CAGATATATGCCCAAAATTCATCACCGGCACTACTTGTGGATCAAGATTGGCATGATATTACTGTAAAGAGTGAACCAAAAAGTGAGACACTCTCACAGGCACAAACAGCTCTTAATCCTTCTAAG AAATTGCAGGATGCTTTGGAAAAGAAAGGTCTAATACTGAAGAAACATGAAGAAAACATTAAGTTTTTAAGGAGACAGGAAAACACCTTAAATGACACCATTCTAGACCTGCAAG TTACTCTTGGCAAGTATCATTCTTCAAATAGCCTTGCCCAAGAAGAGAGCGAGTTAGAGAATATTCAACGTAAGTTGAAGCACACAAATTCTGCAGCTGGGATTGTGTGTCAGCTGAAGACTCGCCACAGTACTCGGGGTTCTCAATTTCCATTGACGAAGGGTATGCTTGGAATTGTCGCAACCCTTGGGAAGGTGGATGATGATACTATAAACAG CCATCTCTCGAGTTACTTGGGGAAAAACAATATGCTGGCAGTTGTTTGCAAGACTCTTGACACTGTTAACGCTATGGAGTCTTATGATAAAGAAGGCTTAGTAAAGAAGAATTCTGGCATTCATGGACTTGGAGCTTCAATCGGACAAACTATAGATGGACGATTTCGTGTCATATGTCTTGAATGTCTTAG TCCATATGTTGGCAAGTTTATAACTAATGACCCACAAAGAAGGCTTGATATTCAAAAACCAAGATTACCCGATGGAGAAATTCCACATGGCTTCATTGATTATGCTGTGAATATGATTCACATTGAAAGGGAAAACTTATTTTATGTCACACATGATGGTCATGGCCTTAGAGAGACCCTGTTTTATAATCTGTTCTCACGCGTGCAAGTTTATCAAACTAGGAAAGATATGATGCAGGCTGTTTCCTTGATAACTGATGGAGCCATATCTTTGGATGGTGAAATAATAAAGAGTCCTGGAGATTATATCTTTGGCGCTGT GGAAGAAGCAGATGTAAAATTCCTGAAAGCCTCTGGACCACCATGTCCAACTGCCGATTACTCTGCAATTGAAGACAAGATAAAGAAGACAGAGTGGGAAAAGGAACGGATATCGGATGACCTGCGAAGAGAGCAAGTACTTTTAAAGCAGGCTAAAGTCACCTTCGATGCCCAGAGGGAAGAGCTTATCCAGTTCCTAGCACAGAGTTCGAAAACTGTTCAG AAATAA
- the LOC141721573 gene encoding protein DEFECTIVE IN MERISTEM SILENCING 3-like isoform X1, with product MTNHSNEQQIYAQNSSPALLVDQDWHDITVKSEPKSETLSQAQTALNPSKKLQDALEKKGLILKKHEENIKFLRRQENTLNDTILDLQVTLGKYHSSNSLAQEESELENIQRKLKHTNSAAGIVCQLKTRHSTRGSQFPLTKGMLGIVATLGKVDDDTINSHLSSYLGKNNMLAVVCKTLDTVNAMESYDKEGLVKKNSGIHGLGASIGQTIDGRFRVICLECLSPYVGKFITNDPQRRLDIQKPRLPDGEIPHGFIDYAVNMIHIERENLFYVTHDGHGLRETLFYNLFSRVQVYQTRKDMMQAVSLITDGAISLDGEIIKSPGDYIFGAVEEADVKFLKASGPPCPTADYSAIEDKIKKTEWEKERISDDLRREQVLLKQAKVTFDAQREELIQFLAQSSKTVQSPAARDGSALRFQIKSEVKNETGSGN from the exons ATGACCAATCACTCTAATGAGCAG CAGATATATGCCCAAAATTCATCACCGGCACTACTTGTGGATCAAGATTGGCATGATATTACTGTAAAGAGTGAACCAAAAAGTGAGACACTCTCACAGGCACAAACAGCTCTTAATCCTTCTAAG AAATTGCAGGATGCTTTGGAAAAGAAAGGTCTAATACTGAAGAAACATGAAGAAAACATTAAGTTTTTAAGGAGACAGGAAAACACCTTAAATGACACCATTCTAGACCTGCAAG TTACTCTTGGCAAGTATCATTCTTCAAATAGCCTTGCCCAAGAAGAGAGCGAGTTAGAGAATATTCAACGTAAGTTGAAGCACACAAATTCTGCAGCTGGGATTGTGTGTCAGCTGAAGACTCGCCACAGTACTCGGGGTTCTCAATTTCCATTGACGAAGGGTATGCTTGGAATTGTCGCAACCCTTGGGAAGGTGGATGATGATACTATAAACAG CCATCTCTCGAGTTACTTGGGGAAAAACAATATGCTGGCAGTTGTTTGCAAGACTCTTGACACTGTTAACGCTATGGAGTCTTATGATAAAGAAGGCTTAGTAAAGAAGAATTCTGGCATTCATGGACTTGGAGCTTCAATCGGACAAACTATAGATGGACGATTTCGTGTCATATGTCTTGAATGTCTTAG TCCATATGTTGGCAAGTTTATAACTAATGACCCACAAAGAAGGCTTGATATTCAAAAACCAAGATTACCCGATGGAGAAATTCCACATGGCTTCATTGATTATGCTGTGAATATGATTCACATTGAAAGGGAAAACTTATTTTATGTCACACATGATGGTCATGGCCTTAGAGAGACCCTGTTTTATAATCTGTTCTCACGCGTGCAAGTTTATCAAACTAGGAAAGATATGATGCAGGCTGTTTCCTTGATAACTGATGGAGCCATATCTTTGGATGGTGAAATAATAAAGAGTCCTGGAGATTATATCTTTGGCGCTGT GGAAGAAGCAGATGTAAAATTCCTGAAAGCCTCTGGACCACCATGTCCAACTGCCGATTACTCTGCAATTGAAGACAAGATAAAGAAGACAGAGTGGGAAAAGGAACGGATATCGGATGACCTGCGAAGAGAGCAAGTACTTTTAAAGCAGGCTAAAGTCACCTTCGATGCCCAGAGGGAAGAGCTTATCCAGTTCCTAGCACAGAGTTCGAAAACTGTTCAG AGTCCAGCAGCCCGAGATGGATCGGCACTGAGATTCCAGATAAAATCAGAAGTGAAGAATGAAACCGGTTCAGGAAATTAA
- the LOC141721573 gene encoding protein DEFECTIVE IN MERISTEM SILENCING 3-like isoform X2, producing MTNHSNEQIYAQNSSPALLVDQDWHDITVKSEPKSETLSQAQTALNPSKKLQDALEKKGLILKKHEENIKFLRRQENTLNDTILDLQVTLGKYHSSNSLAQEESELENIQRKLKHTNSAAGIVCQLKTRHSTRGSQFPLTKGMLGIVATLGKVDDDTINSHLSSYLGKNNMLAVVCKTLDTVNAMESYDKEGLVKKNSGIHGLGASIGQTIDGRFRVICLECLSPYVGKFITNDPQRRLDIQKPRLPDGEIPHGFIDYAVNMIHIERENLFYVTHDGHGLRETLFYNLFSRVQVYQTRKDMMQAVSLITDGAISLDGEIIKSPGDYIFGAVEEADVKFLKASGPPCPTADYSAIEDKIKKTEWEKERISDDLRREQVLLKQAKVTFDAQREELIQFLAQSSKTVQSPAARDGSALRFQIKSEVKNETGSGN from the exons ATGACCAATCACTCTAATGAGCAG ATATATGCCCAAAATTCATCACCGGCACTACTTGTGGATCAAGATTGGCATGATATTACTGTAAAGAGTGAACCAAAAAGTGAGACACTCTCACAGGCACAAACAGCTCTTAATCCTTCTAAG AAATTGCAGGATGCTTTGGAAAAGAAAGGTCTAATACTGAAGAAACATGAAGAAAACATTAAGTTTTTAAGGAGACAGGAAAACACCTTAAATGACACCATTCTAGACCTGCAAG TTACTCTTGGCAAGTATCATTCTTCAAATAGCCTTGCCCAAGAAGAGAGCGAGTTAGAGAATATTCAACGTAAGTTGAAGCACACAAATTCTGCAGCTGGGATTGTGTGTCAGCTGAAGACTCGCCACAGTACTCGGGGTTCTCAATTTCCATTGACGAAGGGTATGCTTGGAATTGTCGCAACCCTTGGGAAGGTGGATGATGATACTATAAACAG CCATCTCTCGAGTTACTTGGGGAAAAACAATATGCTGGCAGTTGTTTGCAAGACTCTTGACACTGTTAACGCTATGGAGTCTTATGATAAAGAAGGCTTAGTAAAGAAGAATTCTGGCATTCATGGACTTGGAGCTTCAATCGGACAAACTATAGATGGACGATTTCGTGTCATATGTCTTGAATGTCTTAG TCCATATGTTGGCAAGTTTATAACTAATGACCCACAAAGAAGGCTTGATATTCAAAAACCAAGATTACCCGATGGAGAAATTCCACATGGCTTCATTGATTATGCTGTGAATATGATTCACATTGAAAGGGAAAACTTATTTTATGTCACACATGATGGTCATGGCCTTAGAGAGACCCTGTTTTATAATCTGTTCTCACGCGTGCAAGTTTATCAAACTAGGAAAGATATGATGCAGGCTGTTTCCTTGATAACTGATGGAGCCATATCTTTGGATGGTGAAATAATAAAGAGTCCTGGAGATTATATCTTTGGCGCTGT GGAAGAAGCAGATGTAAAATTCCTGAAAGCCTCTGGACCACCATGTCCAACTGCCGATTACTCTGCAATTGAAGACAAGATAAAGAAGACAGAGTGGGAAAAGGAACGGATATCGGATGACCTGCGAAGAGAGCAAGTACTTTTAAAGCAGGCTAAAGTCACCTTCGATGCCCAGAGGGAAGAGCTTATCCAGTTCCTAGCACAGAGTTCGAAAACTGTTCAG AGTCCAGCAGCCCGAGATGGATCGGCACTGAGATTCCAGATAAAATCAGAAGTGAAGAATGAAACCGGTTCAGGAAATTAA
- the LOC141717303 gene encoding germin-like protein 8-2: protein MASSLTFKILLVGLLCTMTCFVALAIDVNPLQDFCVADLNSPVLVNGNVCKDPNNVTEEDFILRGLLTTAADTSNQVGSNVTVVNVTLIPGLNTLSNSLARIDYAPTGINPPHTHPRATEILTVIQGQLRVGFVTSNPNRLITSVLNQGDVVVFPQGLIHFQQNIGEGNAVALSALNSQNPGVITIANAVFGPDPDIDADILARAFQLNRRTVLQLQQRF, encoded by the exons ATGGCTTCGTCATTGACCTTTAAAATTCTTCTCGTAGGATTACTTTGTACTATGACTTGCTTTGTTGCTCTGGCTATCGATGTTAATCCTCTTCAGGATTTCTGTGTTGCTGATCTGAATAGCCCAG TGCTGGTTAATGGAAATGTTTGCAAGGACCCGAACAACGTGACTGAAGAAGACTTCATTTTAAGGGGATTATTGACAACAGCAGCAGACACGTCGAATCAAGTTGGATCAAATGTTACTGTAGTAAATGTTACTCTGATTCCCGGACTCAACACTCTTAGCAATTCTCTTGCTCGTATCGACTATGCACCCACGGGAATTAACCCCCCGCACACGCATCCTCGTGCCACTGAAATCTTGACAGTCATTCAGGGTCAACTGCGGGTGGGATTTGTTACCTCGAATCCGAATCGTCTGATCACCTCAGTACTTAACCAAGGTGATGTGGTTGTGTTCCCCCAAGGTCTTATCCACTTCCAACAAAATATTGGAGAAGGCAATGCAGTAGCACTTTCCGCTCTGAATAGTCAAAACCCCGGGGTTATCACCATTGCGAATGCTGTATTTGGACCTGATCCTGATATCGATGCTGATATTCTTGCCAGGGCTTTCCAGCTGAACCGAAGGACTGTCTTGCAGTTACAGCAACGATTTTAA
- the LOC141717304 gene encoding putative germin-like protein 2-1 — protein sequence MASSLDFKILLIGSFSIMTCFVALALDVNPLQDFCVADTSSPVLVNGLVCKDPNNVTEADFFFSGLNVAGNTSNLVGSVATPVTVALVPGLNTLSISLVRTDFAPRGINPPHTNPRASEIMTVIQGRLRVGFVTSNPDYRHITTVLNEGDVFVFPQGLTHYQQNIGKGKAVTLAAFNSQNPGIITIADAVFGANPNISANVLAKAFQLNRNTVLELQGRF from the exons ATGGCTTCTTCATTGGACTTTAAAATTCTTTTGATAGGTTCATTTAGTATCATGACTTGCTTTGTTGCTTTGGCTCTTGATGTTAATCCCCTTCAGGATTTCTGCGTTGCGGATACAAGTAGCCCAG TGCTTGTTAATGGACTTGTTTGCAAGGACCCGAATAACGTGACTGAAGCCGACTTCTTCTTCAGTGGATTGAACGTAGCAGGGAACACGTCGAATCTAGTTGGTTCAGTTGCAACTCCAGTAACTGTTGCTCTGGTTCCTGGACTGAACACTTTAAGCATTTCTCTTGTTCGTACCGACTTTGCACCAAGGGGAATCAATCCCCCTCACACAAATCCCCGCGCCTCTGAAATAATGACAGTCATTCAGGGTCGATTGAGGGTGGGATTTGTCACGTCGAATCCTGATTATCGTCATATCACAACAGTCCTCAACGAGGGTGATGTGTTTGTGTTCCCGCAAGGTCTTACACACTACCAACAAAATATTGGAAAAGGTAAGGCCGTAACACTTGCTGCATTTAACAGCCAAAATCCCGGGATTATTACCATTGCAGATGCTGTATTCGGAGCCAATCCTAATATATCTGCTAATGTTCTTGCCAAGGCTTTCCAGCTAAACCGAAACACAGTCTTAGAGTTGCAGGGACGATTTTAA